A region of Streptomyces sp. R44 DNA encodes the following proteins:
- a CDS encoding substrate-binding domain-containing protein translates to MTRTLRSAIALAGAAALSLGVVATSASALGAGSEKQGDVKIGLLLPESKTTRYEKFDRPYIEQKIKELAPDAQIDYYNAAESATTQQQQVNTALAKGDKVLILDAVDAKSIQSSVQKAHDAGVKVVAYDRLAQGPVDAYVSYDNHKVGELQGKALLAALGDKAKSGEIVMHNGSPTDPNAAQFKAGAHSVLDGKVKIGKEYDTPNWDPNNANQQMSGAISSLGKDKIVGVYSANDGLAAGIATALKAAGMNVPLSGQDAQLDAIQRILVGTQTFTVEKPYKPEADIAATMAVNLAEGKKLGSDLVPTTVTSGSDHKVAAQLLNPVVVNKDNIKDTVVKDGLYTVPEICTPTYAAACKDAGLE, encoded by the coding sequence ATGACCCGTACATTGCGGAGCGCGATCGCGCTGGCCGGAGCCGCGGCCCTCTCCCTGGGAGTGGTGGCGACGAGCGCGTCGGCCCTGGGCGCGGGGAGCGAGAAGCAGGGGGACGTCAAGATCGGCCTGCTGCTTCCGGAGAGCAAGACCACCCGGTACGAGAAGTTCGACCGGCCCTACATCGAGCAGAAGATCAAGGAACTGGCGCCCGACGCGCAGATCGACTACTACAACGCCGCGGAGAGCGCCACGACCCAGCAGCAGCAGGTCAACACCGCGCTCGCCAAGGGCGACAAGGTCCTCATCCTCGATGCCGTGGACGCCAAGTCCATCCAGTCCTCCGTCCAGAAGGCGCATGACGCGGGCGTGAAGGTCGTCGCGTACGACCGCCTCGCGCAGGGCCCCGTCGACGCCTACGTCTCGTACGACAACCACAAGGTCGGCGAGCTGCAGGGCAAGGCGCTCCTCGCCGCACTCGGAGACAAGGCCAAGAGCGGCGAGATCGTGATGCACAACGGGTCTCCCACGGACCCGAACGCGGCCCAGTTCAAGGCCGGAGCCCACTCCGTCCTGGACGGCAAGGTGAAGATCGGCAAGGAGTACGACACCCCCAACTGGGACCCGAACAACGCCAACCAGCAGATGTCCGGCGCCATCAGCTCCCTCGGCAAGGACAAGATCGTCGGTGTCTACTCGGCCAACGACGGACTGGCCGCCGGTATCGCGACCGCCCTCAAGGCGGCCGGCATGAACGTGCCCCTGAGCGGACAGGACGCCCAACTCGACGCGATCCAGCGGATCCTGGTGGGCACTCAGACCTTCACGGTCGAGAAGCCCTACAAGCCGGAGGCCGACATCGCCGCCACGATGGCCGTCAACCTGGCCGAGGGCAAGAAGCTCGGTTCCGACCTGGTTCCGACCACCGTCACCAGCGGCAGCGACCACAAGGTCGCGGCCCAGCTGCTCAACCCGGTCGTGGTGAACAAGGACAACATCAAGGACACCGTCGTCAAGGACGGG